The following coding sequences are from one Musa acuminata AAA Group cultivar baxijiao chromosome BXJ2-4, Cavendish_Baxijiao_AAA, whole genome shotgun sequence window:
- the LOC135609958 gene encoding probable ribose-5-phosphate isomerase 2, producing the protein MQAACTRTVDVAIPLPHLLKPDLEPPPSPSPLATMAPSQDELKRVAAHRAVELVESGMVIGLGTGSTAAHALDRIGDLIRSGALRDVVGIPTSEWAAARASAAGIPLSDLDAHPVVDLSIDGADEVDPALNLVKGRGGSLLREKMVEGTSRRFVVIVDDSKLVPRLAGSGLAVPVEIIPFGWALTLRRLQSLFDGVPGFNLKLRTASINAKATTFDEKGSDSEPFVTDNKNYIADLFFENGIHGDLRVISDAILRITGVVEHGLFLGLASSVVVAQKDGVVVMKSNDNN; encoded by the coding sequence ATGCAGGCCGCTTGCACTCGAACTGTGGATGTAGCTATCCCCTTGCCCCACCTCCTCAAGCCCGACTTGGAGCCGCCCCCCTCGCCCTCGCCGTTGGCCACCATGGCGCCGTCCCAAGATGAGCTAAAGCGCGTGGCTGCCCACCGGGCTGTCGAGCTGGTAGAGTCCGGCATGGTCATCGGCCTGGGCACCGGCTCCACCGCCGCCCACGCCCTCGACCGCATCGGCGACCTCATCCGCAGCGGCGCCCTCCGCGATGTCGTCGGCATCCCGACCTCGGAGTGGGCCGCCGCCCGCGCCTCCGCCGCCGGCATCCCTCTCTCCGATCTCGATGCCCACCCCGTGGTCGACCTATCCATCGACGGCGCCGACGAGGTCGACCCCGCCCTCAACCTCGTCAAGGGCCGGGGCGGCTCTCTCCTCCGGGAGAAGATGGTGGAGGGCACCAGCCGGCGCTTCGTGGTCATCGTCGACGACTCGAAGCTGGTTCCTCGCCTCGCGGGCAGCGGCCTCGCCGTCCCGGTGGAGATCATCCCCTTCGGCTGGGCCCTCACTCTCCGCCGACTACAGAGCTTGTTCGACGGCGTGCCGGGCTTCAATCTCAAGCTCAGGACCGCCTCCATCAACGCCAAAGCCACCACCTTTGACGAGAAGGGGTCGGACTCGGAGCCATTCGTGACtgacaacaagaactacatcgcgGATTTGTTCTTCGAGAATGGGATCCATGGCGACCTGAGAGTGATCAGCGATGCGATCCTGAGGATTACCGGAGTGGTGGAGCATGGGTTGTTCCTCGGATTGGCGTCGTCGGTGGTGGTGGCACAGAAGGATGGGGTGGTGGTGATGAAGTCAAATGATAATAATTGA